The Streptomyces capitiformicae genome contains the following window.
CCGGGCCGAACTGGCCGAGGGCCGCGACCGCGAGGAGGCGGTCGGACGGGCCACCGGCACAGCGGGCTCCGCGGTGGTCTTCGCCGGCCTGACGGTCGTGATCGCCCTGGCCGGCCTCTCGGTCGTCGGTGTCCCGATGCTGACCAAGATGGGCGTCGCGGCGGCGGGCACGGTCGTCATCGCCGTCCTGATCGCCCTGACCATGATCCCGGCCCTGCTCGGCTACGCGGGCAAGAAGGTCCAGCCGACGGGTGCGAAGAGCAAGCGGTTCGGGCGCGGCGGACGCGGGAAGGCGACGGCCCCGGAGAGCCAGGGGCAGCAGGGCCAGAAGCAGCGGGAGCAGCAGGCCAAGCCCAACATGGGCACGCGCTGGGCGAGCTTCGTCGTCCGTCGCCCCGTCGCCGTACTGCTCCTCGGCGTCGTCGGCCTCGGCGCCGTCGCCGTCCCGGCCACCTCGCTGGAACTGGGCCTGCCCGACGACGGCTCGCAGCCCACGTCCACCACGCAGCGCCGCGCCTACGACCTCCTGTCGGAGGGCTTCGGCCCCGGCTTCAACGGCCCCTTGATGGTCGTGGTCGACGCCGACGCCAGCGCCGACCCGCAGGCGGCCGCCACCAAGGTGGGCGACGAGATCAAGGGTCTGAAGGACGTCGTGACGGTGACCCCGGCGACGCCCAACAAGGCCGGGGACACGTTCATCATCACCGTCATCCCGGACTCCAAGCCCTCCTCGACGCAGACCGAGGACCTGGTCCACTCCATCCGTGACGCCGGCACCGACATCAAGGCCGACACGGACGCCGAGGTGCTGGTCACCGGCACCACGGCGATGAACATCGACTTCTCGCAGAAGATGAACGACGCGTTGATCCCGTACCTGGGTCTCGTCGTCGGCCTCGCCTTCCTCCTCCTCATCCTGGTCTTCCGCTCGATCCTGGTCCCCCTGAAGGCGGCCCTCGGCTTCCTGCTGAGCGTGCTCGCCGCGCTGGGCGCCGTCGTCGCGGTCTTCCAGTGGGGATGGCTGTCCGGCCTGATCGGCGTCGAGGAGACCGGCCCGATCATGTCGGTGATGCCGATCTTCCTGGTGGGCGTCGTGTTCGGCCTGGCGATGGACTACGAGGTCTTCCTCGTCACCCGCATGCGCGAGGCGTACGTCCACGGGGAGAAGCCCACCCAGGCCGTCGTGACCGGCTTCAGGCACGGCGCCCGAGTCGTGACGGCCGCGGCGATCATCATGATGGCGGTCTTCGCGGGCTTCATCACCTCCAGCGAGTCGATGGTGAAGATGATCGGCTTCGGCCTCGCGATCGCCGTCTTCTTCGACGCGTTCGTGGTCCGCATGGCCATCGTCCCCGCCGTACTCGCCCTCCTCGGCGACAAGGCCTGGTGGCTGCCGAAGTGGCTGGACCGCGCCCTGCCGAACGTCGACGTCGAGGGCGAGGGCCTGCGCACGCAGGACGACAAGCCCGAGAAGGCGGACGAAGCGGGTGAGGACAAGGAGCTGGTACGTGCCTGACGCGACCGTTTCCGGGTAGGACCGGCCGGTGAGGGCCCGTGGGGACGGGAGCCCTCACCGGCCTTCTGCGTGAAGTGAGGGACTTCCCGCCCGGCGGGCGTGTATGCCCCGCCCATCCGCCGGATAGGAAGTCCCCATGACTGGACTCGGTGCCGTGTTCCGCCCCCAACTGCCCCCCGAGCGCCTGCGCGAGGTCGCCCGCCTCGCGGACGAGTCGGGCCTGGAAGAACTCTGGCTGTGGGAGGACTGCTTCAGAGAAGGCGGCCTCTCGACGGCGGCCGCCGCCCTCGCCTGGACCGAACGGGTACGGATCGGCGTAGGCCTCCTGCCGGTCCCGCTCCGCAACGTCGCCATCACCGCGATGGAGGTGGCCACCCTCCACCGCATGTTCCCGGGCGGCCGCGCCATCGTCGGCGTCGGGCATGGCGTGCAGGACTGGATGGGCCAGGTGGGCGCGCGGGTCGAGTCCCCGCTGACCCTGCTCCGCGAACATCTGGCGGCGCTACGTGCCCTGCTGCGCGGCGAGCGGCTCACGGTCGACGGCCGGTACGTCAAGCTCGACGACGTCGCCTTGGACTGGCGCCCGGAGGCTGCCGTACCGGTACTCGCCGGTGCCACCGGTCCGCGTACGTTGCGCCTGTCAGGGGAGGCGGCGGACGGCACGATCCTGCACGCGGGGACTTCGCCGGATGGTGTGCGCAAGGCACGTCAACTGATCGACGAGGGCCGGGAGTCGGCCGGCCGCACCGACCCGCACGAGGTGGTCGTCTACCTCCTCACAGCCACCGGCCCGGACGCCGCGACCCGGCTGCGCGCCGAGTTGGTTGCCGAGGGGCTCGACTCCGTCCCGGATCTCGGCGTCGCCGGCGATGCCGGGGCTGTCGCCAAGGCCGTACAGCGGTTGGCCGAGGCCGGCGCGGACACGGTGATCCTTCAGCCGACGGGGGACGAGCCGGATCCTGAGGGGTTCGTGCGGTTTGCGGGGGAGGAGGTTCGGGGGTTGGTGGCTTGAGAGGGTGGGGGGTCGATGGGCTTGGGCGGTCTGGAGGGTGCGGGTGAGGTTGCTTTGGGCTCCTGCCGTCCCTCGGAGATCTGTCGGGCGAGTTCGTCGACGACCTGGGGGTCGGCGTTCTGGACATCCTCCTCCCCCAGCGCCTCGACGAGAGCCGGACGTACGACGTCGTACGGCTGCCCGCTGTACAAGGCCCGCGTCCGATCGACCGCCCGCTCCAGCTTCGCCAGATGCGCCCTGATCAGGGGCACGGCCTTTTCGTACTCGTTCGGGTCTGTGGGCGGCATGGCCGTAGCCGATCAGGCGGGGGCGGCGAGGTCAAGGAGTAGGTCAGATGCCGGTGAGGACGGTGCCTTTGCCGTTATGCGCAGTACGGCGAACGCTCGACGCGGTGCTCATGTCCCCCAACTCAGAATGCCAGACAGGTGATCTGGACGACGTAGACGCGTTCGCTGCGCACGACGACCTGGTACGTGAACATGCCGCCGGGGACGATGACGTCGCCACCCTCCGGGTCGATCCCCTCATGAGTTCGGCCATGGATGTGGAGGGCTTCGGCTGCTCTGACCAGTTCGTCTGCCTTTCTTTTCACCTGCGCCAGGAACTCAGCGGGAGCGGTGCGCGCGGCTTCCTCCGCGCCGAAGGCGTACTCCCACTTCCAGCTCACCCGCGGACTGCCTTCATGGCTTCGTCCAGTACGGCACTCAGCGCCCGTAGGGCATCCCGGGCGATGACCGGGTCCTCGTGTTCAAGGTTGCTCTTCGCGTTGCCGTAGCGGGCGGACAGATCGGGGCGGCGGGCGATTTCGATCTCCCTGGCCCAGATCAGAACCCAGCTCCGCACAGGGCTCAGGGACTGCCACTCCACAGCCTTGGCGAATGCTTCGTCCTTCTCCGCCTGCATTTCCGCCAGGCGATCGGGAGCGACGACGGCGAGAGCCGCGCGCAGGGCGTCAGGGGTCTGTTCGGGGCGGGGGATCAGCTCGTCTCCGTGGCCGGACCGTGTGCGCATGATGTCCTCCAGGGGTGCCCTGGGCAGGGTATCCGTCCTAGGCGGCCGCGCTCGGTACCGATGGTCTGCGCTCATGTCAGGCGGCTCCCTGAAGATCGGTCCGGCAGTCGCGGCAGCGGCCACCGGGTTGGGGTGTCCGGAATGCGCGGTCGCAGCCCTCGCACGATGTCTGGAAGGCGCGGTGGGGGCGGGCCGCTGCCGGCGATGACGCCACGGATGGTGGTGGGCTCTGGGGGGTCGGGGCCGGCAGGAGGGCTGTGAGGCGGTGGGTGAGGAAGGCGGCCGGGTGGTGGAGAGGCTCGGTGGGGAGGTTCGCGGTCAGGATGTTGCGTACGGATTCGGGGGCGGCGCCGCGTTCGAACCAGGCGGCGACGGCCGGGGCGAGTCGGCGAACGTCGCGTTCCGCGAGCAGGAGGCGGGGGTCGTCGCCGTGGAGGGAAGCGAGGAGGGTGGTGGCCCGCCGGTGGGCCTTCAGGTCGTGGACCTCGGGTTCGGGGAGGGGCGCGCGGGGTGGCTTGGGGGGTGCGGGGGGTTGATTGGGTTCGGGTGCCCGGGGGCGCACCGGGGCCGGTGGGGGTTCCGGGGGTGATGGCGGTTTGGGGACTGAGGCCCCGCTTTCGGGGACGGTGGGGCTTCGCCTCGGGCGAGGGGCCGTTCGGGGGTCGGGGAGGGCTTTGGCGGCGTGGCGAGGTACGTCGTACGACACCGCCTGGGTGATCACGCGGCCGTTGGGGAGGCGTTCTCGTGTGCGGGAGAGGTAGCCGTGGTGTTCCAGTTCGCGCAGCGCGGAGGCGATGCGGGTCTCGCCCTCGGGGAAGCGGTCGGCGAGCGTCTTGATCGTGACGACGGTGCCGCTCTTCACGGACTGGATGTGAACGGCGAGACCGATCGCGACCAGGCTCAATTGGCCGTGCTGGGCGAGGTGGTTGCCGACGACCGTGTAGTGCGAGGTGGGCCGGGACCTCATGTGGGTGATGCCGCGCGGATTCGGCGGCGGCGCGCACGGGGGCGCGCTAGGCTGCTGGGCATCCATCAGGGAAGGGCTGCTTCCTAGGTGGCCAGGCCCTCGATCGGGATCGCTAGTCCCGGCCGGGGGCCGAAGCATGTGTGCGGTTGTGTGTTGCCTGCCGGGTGAGCATAGGGCGACGAACACGTCGGAAATCCAGCCGAGTTGGCATATGTCACTCCATGGAGTGACGGCGGCCTGCGGGGAGGCTGGTGGGGTTTGGTCGGGTGGATTTCCCCCGGGATTTAAAAGCTTTTAGGCGCGTGACCGGCCGGGTCGCGGATCACCGGGTCGGGACTTTCCGCGACCCGGTTGTTCGGGCTTCGAGTGTGGTCAGCGCTCGGTGTCGGGCTGGTCGGCGTCGAGTACCTCGGAGATCGAGGTGGCGGTGATGGCGCG
Protein-coding sequences here:
- a CDS encoding MMPL family transporter; translated protein: MATFLYKLGRLAFRRRHFVALLWVALLTLAGVGAATAPSAGSTSFSIPGTEAQKAFDLLDERFPGRGADGGTARVVFKAPEGEKMTDAANKATVEETVKELGTGSEVASVTDPYQTRAVSQDGTVAYLQVSYDVPGMELKESSREALEEAVQHARDDGLTVDAGGDALQAAAEAGVGEIIGIAIAAVVLVITLGSLVAAGLPLLTAIIGVGIGVATITALANALDLGSTTSTLAAMLGLAVGIDYALFIVSRYRAELAEGRDREEAVGRATGTAGSAVVFAGLTVVIALAGLSVVGVPMLTKMGVAAAGTVVIAVLIALTMIPALLGYAGKKVQPTGAKSKRFGRGGRGKATAPESQGQQGQKQREQQAKPNMGTRWASFVVRRPVAVLLLGVVGLGAVAVPATSLELGLPDDGSQPTSTTQRRAYDLLSEGFGPGFNGPLMVVVDADASADPQAAATKVGDEIKGLKDVVTVTPATPNKAGDTFIITVIPDSKPSSTQTEDLVHSIRDAGTDIKADTDAEVLVTGTTAMNIDFSQKMNDALIPYLGLVVGLAFLLLILVFRSILVPLKAALGFLLSVLAALGAVVAVFQWGWLSGLIGVEETGPIMSVMPIFLVGVVFGLAMDYEVFLVTRMREAYVHGEKPTQAVVTGFRHGARVVTAAAIIMMAVFAGFITSSESMVKMIGFGLAIAVFFDAFVVRMAIVPAVLALLGDKAWWLPKWLDRALPNVDVEGEGLRTQDDKPEKADEAGEDKELVRA
- a CDS encoding LLM class flavin-dependent oxidoreductase; translated protein: MTGLGAVFRPQLPPERLREVARLADESGLEELWLWEDCFREGGLSTAAAALAWTERVRIGVGLLPVPLRNVAITAMEVATLHRMFPGGRAIVGVGHGVQDWMGQVGARVESPLTLLREHLAALRALLRGERLTVDGRYVKLDDVALDWRPEAAVPVLAGATGPRTLRLSGEAADGTILHAGTSPDGVRKARQLIDEGRESAGRTDPHEVVVYLLTATGPDAATRLRAELVAEGLDSVPDLGVAGDAGAVAKAVQRLAEAGADTVILQPTGDEPDPEGFVRFAGEEVRGLVA
- a CDS encoding cupredoxin domain-containing protein produces the protein MSWKWEYAFGAEEAARTAPAEFLAQVKRKADELVRAAEALHIHGRTHEGIDPEGGDVIVPGGMFTYQVVVRSERVYVVQITCLAF
- a CDS encoding helix-turn-helix domain-containing protein, translated to MRSRPTSHYTVVGNHLAQHGQLSLVAIGLAVHIQSVKSGTVVTIKTLADRFPEGETRIASALRELEHHGYLSRTRERLPNGRVITQAVSYDVPRHAAKALPDPRTAPRPRRSPTVPESGASVPKPPSPPEPPPAPVRPRAPEPNQPPAPPKPPRAPLPEPEVHDLKAHRRATTLLASLHGDDPRLLLAERDVRRLAPAVAAWFERGAAPESVRNILTANLPTEPLHHPAAFLTHRLTALLPAPTPQSPPPSVASSPAAARPHRAFQTSCEGCDRAFRTPQPGGRCRDCRTDLQGAA